A region from the uncultured Sunxiuqinia sp. genome encodes:
- the secE gene encoding preprotein translocase subunit SecE — translation MKLKLYLEEAYNELVHKVSWPTWKELQNSAFIVMVASFIIALVVFVMDISFENIMNFVYSLFY, via the coding sequence ATGAAACTTAAATTATACTTAGAAGAAGCTTATAATGAGCTTGTTCATAAAGTTTCTTGGCCAACTTGGAAAGAGTTGCAAAATAGTGCATTTATCGTTATGGTTGCTTCCTTTATTATAGCACTTGTTGTATTCGTAATGGACATCTCTTTTGAGAACATTATGAACTTTGTGTACAGTTTATTTTATTAA
- the nusG gene encoding transcription termination/antitermination protein NusG, translated as MSEIVKKWYVLRTIGGKEKKVKEYIESEIANAGLQEYVSQVLIPTEKVYQIRNGKKVSKERNFFPGYLLLEAALVGEIPHMLKSITNVIGFLGDTKGGDPVPMRQTEVNRILGRVDEMAENEEEMNIPYVVGETVKVTDGPFNGFNGIIEEINEEKKKLKVMVKIFGRKTPLELSFMQVEKE; from the coding sequence ATGAGCGAAATTGTAAAAAAATGGTATGTTCTTAGGACTATTGGTGGGAAAGAAAAGAAGGTAAAAGAATATATCGAAAGCGAAATTGCAAATGCTGGGCTTCAAGAGTATGTTTCACAGGTACTAATTCCAACTGAAAAGGTCTATCAAATCCGTAACGGGAAAAAAGTGAGCAAAGAGCGTAACTTCTTTCCTGGTTATCTTTTGTTAGAGGCTGCTCTGGTAGGTGAGATTCCACACATGTTGAAAAGTATTACCAACGTGATCGGATTCTTAGGTGACACCAAAGGAGGAGATCCTGTACCAATGCGTCAGACTGAAGTTAACCGTATCTTGGGTAGGGTTGATGAAATGGCTGAAAATGAAGAGGAAATGAATATTCCTTATGTTGTTGGTGAAACTGTGAAAGTTACTGATGGTCCTTTTAACGGATTCAATGGAATCATTGAAGAAATCAATGAGGAAAAGAAAAAGTTGAAAGTGATGGTCAAAATTTTTGGACGTAAAACACCCTTGGAACTTAGCTTTATGCAAGTTGAAAAGGAGTAG
- the rplL gene encoding 50S ribosomal protein L7/L12 gives MADLKALAEELVNLTVKDVNELADILKEEYGIEPAAAAVAVAGPAAGGGEEAGAAEQTEFDVILKAAGGSKLAVVKLVKELTGLGLKEAKAVVDEAPKAIKEKVSKDEAEALKSQLEEAGAEVELK, from the coding sequence ATGGCAGATTTAAAAGCACTTGCAGAAGAGTTGGTAAACTTGACTGTAAAAGACGTCAATGAATTAGCTGACATTTTAAAAGAAGAATATGGAATCGAACCTGCAGCAGCTGCTGTAGCTGTAGCTGGACCTGCCGCTGGTGGTGGTGAAGAAGCTGGAGCTGCTGAGCAAACTGAATTCGACGTAATCTTAAAAGCAGCTGGTGGTTCAAAACTTGCAGTTGTGAAGTTAGTTAAAGAATTGACTGGTTTAGGTCTTAAAGAAGCAAAAGCTGTTGTAGACGAAGCACCTAAGGCAATCAAAGAAAAAGTTTCAAAAGACGAAGCAGAAGCATTAAAAAGTCAGTTAGAAGAAGCTGGAGCTGAAGTTGAACTTAAATAA
- the rplJ gene encoding 50S ribosomal protein L10: MKRSEKLTIIDNLTEQINSYNHFYLADIADLNAEDSSSLRRLCFTKDVKLVVVKNTLLRKALENSEKNTDELFDTLKGSTSIMFCEVGNTPAKLIKEFSKVHKKPLLKAAYVEESVYVGENQLEALSTIKSKDELLGDLVALLQSPMKTVIGQLQSGGSKIHGILQTLSEKE, encoded by the coding sequence ATGAAAAGATCAGAAAAATTAACGATTATTGACAATCTGACTGAGCAGATCAATTCTTACAATCACTTTTACTTGGCGGATATTGCTGACCTTAATGCAGAAGACTCTAGTAGTTTAAGGCGCCTATGTTTTACCAAAGATGTAAAGCTGGTTGTAGTTAAAAATACACTATTAAGAAAAGCGTTAGAAAATTCTGAAAAGAATACGGACGAACTTTTCGATACTCTCAAAGGTAGTACTTCAATCATGTTTTGTGAAGTTGGAAATACTCCGGCTAAACTGATTAAAGAATTCTCAAAAGTACATAAAAAGCCATTATTGAAGGCGGCTTATGTTGAAGAATCAGTTTATGTTGGCGAAAACCAATTAGAAGCATTATCAACAATTAAGTCTAAGGATGAATTGCTTGGAGATTTGGTTGCCCTGTTACAATCACCAATGAAAACAGTTATTGGCCAATTGCAATCAGGAGGAAGCAAAATTCATGGAATCCTTCAGACACTTTCAGAAAAGGAATAA
- the rplK gene encoding 50S ribosomal protein L11: MAKEVAGLIKLQIKGGAANPSPPVGPALGAKGVNIMQFCKQFNGRTQDQAGKVLPVIITVYADKSFDFVIKQPPVAIQLLEAAKLKSGSAEPHVKKVGKVSWDQVKKIAESKMSDLNCFTVESAMKMVAGTARSMGINVTGQFPSNN, encoded by the coding sequence ATGGCTAAAGAAGTTGCTGGATTAATTAAGTTACAAATTAAGGGGGGTGCAGCTAACCCTTCACCTCCGGTAGGACCAGCATTAGGTGCCAAAGGGGTTAATATCATGCAGTTCTGCAAACAGTTTAACGGGCGGACACAAGACCAAGCTGGTAAAGTGCTTCCTGTAATTATTACTGTTTATGCGGATAAATCGTTTGATTTTGTAATTAAACAACCCCCAGTGGCCATTCAATTGCTCGAAGCCGCTAAATTGAAATCAGGATCAGCTGAACCACACGTTAAAAAAGTGGGTAAAGTAAGCTGGGATCAGGTAAAAAAGATTGCAGAATCTAAAATGTCTGATTTAAACTGTTTCACAGTGGAGTCTGCTATGAAGATGGTTGCTGGTACTGCCAGAAGCATGGGAATTAACGTAACAGGTCAATTTCCATCAAATAACTAA
- the rpoB gene encoding DNA-directed RNA polymerase subunit beta, producing the protein MSLNTENQRISFSSTKTKFDYPDFLEVQVKSFIDFFQLVTTPENRTVEGLYKVFEENFPITDTRNNFVLEFLDYQVDPPRYAIEECIERGLTFSVPLKAKLKLYCTDPEHEDFDTVIQDVYLGTVPYMTERGTFVINGAERVVVSQLHRSPGVFFGQSLHANGTKLYSARIIPFKGSWIEFATDINSVMFAYIDRKKKLPVTTLLRAIGYESDKDILEIFGLADEIKVSKSGLKKVVGRKLAARVLKTWVEDFVDEDTGEVVSIERNEVVIDRETVIENDHIEEILDSGTKTILLHKEDQNLQDFAIIYNTLQKDPCNSEKEAVLHIYRQLRNAEPPDEATARDVIDKLFFSEKRYDLGEVGRYRINKKLGLNIEMDTQVLTKEDIIEIIKYLIKLVNAKTDVDDIDHLSNRRVRTVGEQMYNQFGVGLARMARTIRERMNVRDNEVFTPIDLINSKTLSSVINSFFGTNALSQFMDQTNPLAEMTHKRRMSALGPGGLSRERAGFEVRDVHFTHYGRLCPIETPEGPNIGLISSLCVFAKVTDLGFISTPYRKVENGQVDLSEDGVVYLTAEEEEGKVIAQANAPIDDEGYFVNQKVKSRLEGDYPVVEKEEVQLMDVGPNQIASVAASLITFLEHDDANRALMGSNMMRQAVPLLRPEAPIVGTGLEGSAARDSRVLVSAKGDGVIEYVDANEVIVRYDMSDDEKFVSFEPEVISYKLPKYQKTNQGSTLDLKPIVGKGQRVTKGQVLTEGYATQGGELALGRNLKVAFMPWQGYNYEDAIVISERVVREDIFTSIHVDEYSLEVRDTKRGVEEFTSDIPNVSEEATRNLDEAGLIRVGANVKPGDIMIGKITPKGESDPSPEEKLLRAIFGDKAGDVKDASLKASPSLKGVVIDKKLFSRVVKDKKGKAATKPLLDQIDEELERAVSALRAKLEDKLFSMVNGKTSQGVKDYYGGDIIAKGVKFTLKQIQDIDFLTVNPSKWTTDQSKNDLIFRLIVNYIQKYKEHEAVARRKRYNVTIGDELPAGIIQLAKVYVAKKRKLQIGDKMAGRHGNKGIVSRIVRDEDMPFLADGTPVDIVLNPLGVPSRMNLGQIYETVLGWAGKELGLKFATPIFDGASLEEVTAYTDKAGVPAYGKAYLHDGETGERFDQPATVGIIYMLKLGHMVEDKMHARSIGPYSLITQQPLGGKAQFGGQRFGEMEVWALEAFGASHILQEILTVKSDDVLGRAKAYESIVKGEPMPQAGIPESLNVLLHELRGLGLSVTLD; encoded by the coding sequence ATGTCGTTAAATACTGAAAATCAGAGAATTAGTTTCTCTTCCACAAAAACTAAATTTGATTATCCTGATTTCCTGGAAGTTCAAGTAAAGTCATTCATCGATTTCTTTCAGTTGGTAACAACTCCTGAAAACAGGACCGTTGAAGGCTTATACAAGGTTTTCGAAGAAAACTTTCCAATCACGGATACTCGAAATAATTTCGTTCTTGAATTTCTAGACTACCAGGTTGACCCGCCAAGGTACGCGATTGAAGAATGTATTGAACGAGGTTTAACCTTTAGCGTTCCGCTTAAGGCAAAATTAAAGTTGTACTGTACTGATCCTGAACACGAAGACTTCGACACGGTTATTCAGGATGTGTATTTGGGAACTGTTCCTTACATGACAGAAAGAGGAACTTTCGTTATTAACGGAGCCGAACGTGTTGTTGTTTCACAGCTACACCGTTCTCCGGGGGTTTTCTTCGGACAAAGCTTACACGCTAACGGTACAAAGCTTTATTCGGCACGTATTATTCCATTTAAAGGGTCATGGATCGAGTTTGCAACCGACATCAATTCTGTGATGTTTGCTTATATCGACCGTAAAAAGAAATTACCTGTAACTACATTGTTGCGGGCCATTGGATACGAAAGCGATAAAGATATTCTCGAAATATTCGGATTGGCTGATGAAATTAAGGTATCCAAATCCGGTTTAAAGAAAGTAGTAGGAAGAAAGTTAGCAGCCCGTGTTTTGAAAACCTGGGTTGAAGACTTTGTTGATGAAGATACCGGTGAGGTTGTTTCGATCGAGCGGAATGAAGTGGTCATCGACCGTGAAACCGTCATTGAGAATGATCATATTGAAGAAATTCTGGATTCAGGCACCAAAACAATTTTGTTGCATAAAGAAGATCAGAATCTGCAAGACTTTGCAATTATATATAATACACTTCAAAAAGATCCGTGTAACTCGGAAAAAGAAGCTGTTTTACATATCTATCGCCAGTTGCGTAATGCTGAACCGCCGGATGAAGCAACTGCACGCGATGTTATTGATAAATTGTTTTTCTCTGAAAAACGTTATGACTTAGGAGAAGTAGGACGTTACCGTATCAACAAAAAGTTAGGCTTGAATATCGAGATGGATACTCAGGTATTGACGAAGGAAGATATTATAGAGATTATCAAATATTTAATTAAGCTGGTTAATGCAAAAACTGATGTTGATGATATTGACCACTTGAGTAACCGTCGTGTTCGTACAGTTGGCGAACAGATGTATAACCAATTTGGTGTTGGATTAGCACGTATGGCACGTACCATTCGTGAGCGAATGAATGTTCGTGACAATGAGGTTTTCACTCCAATTGATTTGATCAATTCAAAAACCTTGTCATCGGTTATTAATTCATTCTTCGGAACCAATGCTCTGTCTCAGTTTATGGATCAAACGAATCCATTGGCAGAGATGACACACAAACGTCGTATGTCTGCTCTGGGACCGGGAGGTCTTTCGCGTGAGCGCGCAGGTTTCGAGGTGCGTGACGTTCACTTTACTCACTACGGACGTCTTTGTCCGATTGAAACTCCAGAGGGACCAAACATTGGTTTGATTTCTTCATTATGCGTTTTTGCTAAGGTAACTGACTTAGGATTTATTTCTACTCCGTACCGTAAGGTTGAGAATGGACAGGTTGATTTATCTGAAGATGGTGTTGTTTACCTGACAGCGGAAGAGGAAGAAGGAAAAGTAATTGCGCAGGCGAATGCACCAATCGATGACGAAGGTTACTTTGTCAATCAGAAAGTAAAATCACGTCTTGAAGGAGACTATCCTGTTGTTGAAAAAGAAGAAGTTCAGTTGATGGACGTTGGTCCTAACCAGATTGCATCAGTTGCTGCTTCGTTGATTACTTTCCTGGAGCATGATGATGCGAACCGTGCATTGATGGGATCGAATATGATGCGCCAGGCAGTACCATTATTGAGACCTGAAGCTCCTATTGTAGGAACAGGTCTGGAAGGTAGTGCTGCTCGCGATTCGCGCGTTCTTGTTTCAGCTAAAGGTGATGGAGTAATTGAGTATGTCGATGCTAATGAAGTGATTGTTCGGTATGATATGAGCGATGACGAGAAGTTCGTTAGTTTCGAGCCGGAAGTTATTTCATACAAATTACCAAAATATCAAAAAACAAATCAAGGATCAACGCTTGACCTTAAGCCAATTGTTGGCAAAGGACAGCGTGTAACTAAAGGTCAGGTACTAACTGAAGGATATGCTACTCAAGGTGGCGAATTAGCTTTAGGACGTAACCTGAAAGTTGCCTTTATGCCTTGGCAGGGATATAACTACGAGGATGCAATTGTGATTTCTGAGCGAGTAGTTCGCGAAGATATTTTTACTTCAATTCACGTAGACGAGTATTCTCTTGAAGTTCGTGATACAAAACGTGGAGTTGAAGAATTTACTTCCGATATACCAAATGTTAGCGAAGAGGCGACTCGCAACCTCGATGAAGCTGGTTTGATTCGCGTTGGTGCGAATGTTAAGCCGGGCGATATCATGATTGGTAAGATTACTCCAAAAGGAGAATCAGATCCTTCACCAGAAGAAAAATTACTTCGTGCTATCTTTGGAGACAAGGCTGGTGACGTGAAAGATGCTTCGTTGAAAGCTTCTCCGTCATTAAAAGGTGTTGTTATCGATAAAAAGCTATTCTCGCGAGTTGTAAAAGATAAAAAAGGTAAAGCGGCTACTAAGCCATTACTTGATCAAATTGATGAAGAACTTGAACGCGCAGTAAGTGCATTGAGAGCGAAACTGGAAGATAAGCTTTTCAGCATGGTGAATGGTAAAACCAGCCAGGGTGTGAAAGATTATTACGGTGGTGATATTATTGCGAAAGGTGTTAAGTTCACCTTGAAACAAATTCAGGACATAGACTTTTTGACAGTTAACCCTAGCAAGTGGACTACCGATCAGTCGAAGAATGATTTGATTTTCAGACTAATTGTTAATTATATCCAAAAATATAAGGAACATGAGGCCGTTGCTCGTCGTAAACGTTACAATGTAACCATTGGAGATGAGCTTCCAGCCGGAATTATTCAATTGGCAAAAGTTTACGTTGCGAAAAAACGTAAACTTCAAATTGGTGATAAAATGGCGGGACGACATGGTAATAAGGGTATTGTATCACGTATTGTTCGTGATGAAGATATGCCTTTCCTTGCTGATGGAACTCCTGTAGATATTGTTCTGAATCCATTAGGTGTACCATCGCGTATGAACCTTGGACAGATTTACGAAACTGTTCTTGGATGGGCAGGTAAAGAACTGGGATTGAAGTTTGCCACTCCGATTTTCGACGGTGCAAGTCTTGAAGAGGTAACTGCCTACACCGACAAAGCAGGCGTGCCAGCTTACGGGAAAGCATATTTGCATGATGGAGAAACCGGTGAACGATTTGACCAGCCTGCAACTGTAGGAATTATCTATATGTTGAAACTGGGGCACATGGTTGAAGATAAAATGCATGCTCGTTCTATCGGACCATACTCTTTAATTACGCAGCAGCCTCTTGGTGGTAAAGCACAATTTGGAGGGCAGCGTTTTGGAGAGATGGAGGTTTGGGCACTTGAGGCATTTGGTGCTTCTCATATCCTTCAGGAAATTCTGACAGTGAAGTCGGATGATGTACTTGGGCGTGCTAAAGCATATGAATCAATTGTAAAAGGAGAACCAATGCCGCAAGCGGGTATTCCTGAATCATTGAATGTATTGCTCCACGAATTACGCGGACTTGGTTTGAGTGTTACACTGGATTAA
- the rplA gene encoding 50S ribosomal protein L1 — translation MGRITKNRKLAQEKLEKDKIYSLSDAASLLKEITFTKFDASVDIDVRLGVDPRKANQMVRGVVSLPHGTGKEVRVLALVTPDKEAEAKEAGADFVGLDEYIEKIKGGWTDFDVVITMPPVMGKVGPLGRVLGPRGLMPNPKSGTVTMDIGKAVGEVKQGKIDFKVDKFGIIHTSIGKVSFTADKIVENAHEFINTIIKLKPTAAKGTYVKSICLSSTMSPGIQVELKSVTD, via the coding sequence ATGGGCAGAATTACAAAAAATAGAAAGCTTGCTCAGGAGAAACTTGAAAAGGATAAAATATATTCACTATCTGATGCTGCATCTTTGCTGAAGGAAATTACTTTTACAAAGTTTGATGCGTCAGTTGATATTGATGTCCGTTTAGGAGTAGACCCGAGAAAAGCCAATCAGATGGTTAGAGGCGTTGTATCCTTACCCCATGGAACTGGTAAAGAAGTCCGTGTATTAGCATTGGTTACGCCTGATAAAGAGGCAGAAGCCAAAGAAGCTGGTGCTGACTTTGTTGGTCTTGATGAGTACATCGAGAAAATCAAAGGCGGATGGACTGATTTCGATGTGGTAATTACCATGCCTCCAGTTATGGGAAAGGTTGGCCCGTTAGGTCGGGTTTTAGGACCCAGAGGCTTGATGCCTAATCCAAAAAGCGGAACCGTGACTATGGATATTGGCAAAGCTGTCGGTGAAGTTAAACAAGGTAAAATTGATTTTAAAGTAGATAAATTTGGTATTATTCACACTTCAATTGGTAAAGTTTCCTTTACTGCTGATAAAATTGTTGAAAATGCCCATGAGTTTATCAACACCATTATCAAATTGAAACCGACTGCTGCGAAAGGTACTTACGTAAAAAGTATTTGCCTGTCAAGCACAATGAGTCCTGGAATTCAAGTCGAATTAAAGTCAGTCACTGACTAG
- the rpoC gene encoding DNA-directed RNA polymerase subunit beta', translating to MAFRKDNKVKSNFAKIAISLSSPEEILERSHGEVLKPETINYRTYKPERDGLFCERIFGPVKDYECHCGKYKRIRYKGIVCDRCGVEVTEKKVRRERMGHISLVVPVAHIWYFKSLPNKIGYLLGLPTKKLDTIIYYERYVVIQPGIKGQDGIKKLDFLTEEEYLDILDTLPKENQYLDDDDPNKFIAKMGAEALYGLLERIELDELSYDLRHKASTETSQQRKNEALKRLQVVEAFRASKNINRPEWMIVKVVPVIPPDLRPLVPLDGGRFATSDLNDLYRRVIIRNNRLKRLIEIKAPEVILRNEKRMLQEAVDSLFDNSRKSNAVKTENNRALKSLSDSLKGKQGRFRQNLLGKRVDYSARSVIVVGPTLKLHECGLPKDMAAELYKPFIIRKLIERGIVKTVKSAKKIVDRKDPVVWDILENVLKGHPVMLNRAPTLHRLSIQAFQPVLIEGKAIQLHPLVCSGFNADFDGDQMAVHLPLGNAAILETQLLMLASHNLLNPANGAPITVPSQDMVLGLYYMTKPREGAAGEGMTFYSSEEVIIAYNEGRLEKHTIIKVKVEDVDDNGEYFKHIVETTVGRVLFNQVVPREAGYINELLTKKSLRTIISDIFKKAGNATTVRFLDDMKDLGYKAAYHGGLSFNLNDVIIPEDKVGIVEGGYQEVEEVMANYNMGFITNNERYNQVIDVWTHANAKLTSSVMKTLSTDRQGFNSVYMMLDSGARGSKEQIRQLCGMRGLMAKPQKSGSTGAQIIENPILANFKEGLSVLEYFISTHGARKGLADTALKTADAGYLTRRLVDVSQDVIVADEDCGTLRGLIASAIKNNEEVVASLSERIIGRTTVHDVYHPLTGDLIISSGEIITEEISQKIEDSPIESVEIRSVLTCEAKNGVCSKCYGRNLATGNLAQRGESVGVIAAQSIGEPGTQLTLRTFHVGGIAGNISSQSMVESRYDGIAEIEELRTVETKDETGKKTSIVIGRLAELKIIDKNTRIPLSNHSIPYGSKLYIENGQEVTKGQKICEWDPYNGVIISEFKGKVAFEALIDGVTFREESDEQTGYKEKVIIETRDKTKNPSLKVLDESGEVIRTYNLPVGGHISVSDGDTISAGQVLVKIPRASGKAGDITGGLPRVTELFEARNPSNPAVVSEIDGEISFGKIKRGNREIIVTSRGGEVKKYLVPLSKQILVQENDYIRAGISLSDGAITPSDILAIKGPTAVQDYILNEVQDVYRMQGVRINDKHYEVIIRQMMRKVEIIDSGDTRFLEKQIVDKNEFAHENDWIYAKKVVVDPGDSELRAGQIVTARRLRDENSVLRRKDKKIVESRDAIPATSSQILQGITRAALQTRSWLSAASFQETTKVLNEAAIQGKVDYLDGLKENVICGHLIPAGTGLKEYKNLVVGSREEYDRIVDVKETERQS from the coding sequence ATGGCATTCAGAAAAGACAATAAAGTTAAAAGTAATTTTGCCAAAATAGCGATTAGTCTTTCTTCTCCAGAAGAGATCTTAGAACGTTCGCACGGAGAGGTACTAAAACCTGAAACCATTAACTACAGAACCTATAAACCAGAAAGAGATGGTTTGTTCTGCGAGCGGATTTTTGGGCCAGTAAAAGACTATGAGTGTCATTGTGGTAAATATAAGCGTATTCGTTACAAGGGGATCGTATGTGACCGTTGTGGAGTTGAAGTAACTGAAAAGAAAGTACGACGCGAGCGTATGGGGCACATATCATTAGTAGTCCCTGTGGCGCATATCTGGTACTTCAAATCATTACCAAACAAAATTGGTTACTTACTTGGATTACCAACTAAGAAGCTAGATACAATTATTTATTACGAAAGATATGTTGTTATCCAACCGGGTATTAAAGGCCAGGATGGAATTAAAAAATTGGATTTCCTAACGGAAGAAGAGTATCTGGATATTTTGGATACGCTTCCAAAAGAAAATCAATATTTGGATGATGACGATCCAAATAAGTTCATTGCCAAAATGGGAGCTGAAGCCCTTTATGGTTTGCTTGAGCGTATCGAACTGGATGAACTTTCGTATGATTTAAGACATAAAGCAAGCACCGAAACATCGCAACAACGTAAAAACGAAGCTTTAAAACGTTTGCAGGTTGTTGAAGCTTTCCGTGCGAGCAAAAATATCAACCGTCCGGAATGGATGATTGTAAAAGTTGTTCCTGTAATTCCGCCGGATTTACGTCCGTTGGTGCCATTGGATGGTGGTCGTTTTGCTACTTCCGATTTGAATGACCTATACCGTCGTGTTATTATTCGTAATAACCGGTTGAAACGATTAATCGAAATCAAGGCACCCGAAGTAATTCTTCGTAATGAGAAAAGGATGCTTCAGGAAGCAGTTGATTCATTATTTGATAACTCACGTAAATCGAACGCTGTTAAAACGGAGAATAACCGTGCCTTGAAATCACTATCTGATTCGTTGAAAGGTAAGCAAGGTCGTTTCCGTCAAAACTTGTTGGGTAAGCGTGTTGACTATTCTGCTCGTTCAGTAATCGTTGTAGGACCAACGTTGAAACTTCATGAGTGTGGTCTTCCAAAAGATATGGCAGCAGAGCTTTACAAACCATTTATCATTCGTAAGTTGATTGAGCGAGGTATTGTAAAAACTGTTAAGTCTGCTAAAAAGATTGTTGATCGCAAAGATCCGGTGGTTTGGGATATCCTTGAAAACGTATTGAAAGGACACCCGGTGATGCTTAACCGTGCACCCACCCTTCACCGTTTATCAATCCAGGCATTCCAACCTGTATTGATTGAAGGAAAGGCGATTCAGTTACATCCATTGGTTTGTAGCGGTTTCAATGCCGACTTCGATGGAGACCAGATGGCGGTTCACTTGCCATTGGGAAATGCTGCAATTTTGGAAACCCAGTTGTTGATGTTGGCTTCTCATAACTTATTAAACCCTGCGAATGGTGCTCCTATTACCGTACCTTCTCAGGATATGGTTTTGGGTCTGTATTATATGACAAAGCCACGTGAGGGGGCTGCAGGTGAAGGAATGACTTTTTACTCATCAGAAGAAGTTATTATTGCATACAACGAAGGACGTTTAGAGAAGCACACCATTATTAAAGTAAAAGTGGAAGATGTTGACGACAATGGTGAATATTTCAAGCATATCGTTGAAACCACTGTAGGACGTGTGTTATTTAATCAGGTGGTTCCTCGTGAAGCTGGTTATATCAACGAATTGTTGACTAAGAAGTCATTACGTACAATTATTTCCGATATTTTCAAGAAAGCTGGAAACGCAACTACCGTGCGATTCTTGGATGACATGAAAGATTTGGGTTATAAGGCTGCTTATCATGGTGGTCTGTCGTTCAACCTAAACGATGTTATTATTCCAGAAGATAAAGTTGGTATTGTTGAAGGTGGTTATCAAGAAGTTGAAGAAGTGATGGCCAACTATAATATGGGATTCATTACCAATAATGAAAGATACAATCAGGTGATTGATGTCTGGACTCATGCCAATGCTAAGCTGACTAGCTCGGTAATGAAAACGTTGAGTACTGATAGACAAGGGTTCAACTCTGTGTATATGATGCTTGACTCTGGTGCTCGTGGTTCTAAAGAGCAAATTCGTCAGCTTTGTGGAATGCGTGGGTTGATGGCGAAACCACAAAAGTCTGGTTCTACTGGAGCGCAGATTATTGAAAACCCAATTTTGGCGAACTTTAAAGAAGGCCTCTCGGTATTGGAGTACTTTATTTCTACCCACGGTGCTCGTAAAGGTTTGGCGGATACCGCTTTGAAAACGGCAGATGCTGGGTACTTAACACGTCGTTTAGTAGATGTTTCGCAGGATGTTATTGTTGCTGATGAAGACTGTGGTACTCTTCGAGGATTGATTGCTTCTGCAATAAAGAACAACGAAGAAGTTGTCGCATCACTTTCAGAGCGTATTATTGGTCGGACTACGGTTCACGATGTTTATCATCCTCTTACTGGAGATTTAATTATTTCTTCTGGTGAAATAATAACCGAAGAAATTTCTCAGAAAATTGAAGATTCGCCAATTGAAAGTGTTGAAATTCGTTCGGTATTAACCTGTGAGGCCAAAAATGGAGTTTGTAGTAAATGTTACGGACGAAATTTGGCGACAGGAAATCTTGCACAACGCGGAGAATCTGTTGGTGTAATTGCAGCACAGTCGATTGGAGAGCCTGGTACACAGCTGACACTCCGTACCTTCCACGTTGGAGGTATTGCCGGTAACATCTCTTCTCAGTCGATGGTTGAGTCTCGTTACGACGGTATTGCCGAAATCGAAGAGCTTCGTACGGTGGAAACTAAAGATGAAACAGGCAAAAAGACTTCAATCGTAATCGGACGTTTAGCCGAATTGAAAATTATTGATAAAAATACTCGAATCCCATTGTCGAATCATAGTATTCCTTATGGATCGAAATTGTACATCGAGAATGGACAAGAGGTAACTAAAGGACAGAAGATTTGTGAATGGGATCCTTATAACGGGGTAATTATTTCTGAATTTAAAGGTAAAGTTGCATTTGAAGCTTTGATCGATGGAGTTACTTTCCGAGAAGAATCGGATGAACAGACTGGTTATAAAGAAAAAGTAATTATTGAAACCCGTGATAAAACGAAAAACCCATCATTAAAAGTCCTCGACGAAAGTGGTGAGGTGATTCGTACTTATAACTTGCCGGTAGGCGGACATATTTCTGTAAGTGATGGAGATACGATTAGCGCTGGTCAGGTGTTGGTTAAAATACCTCGCGCTTCTGGAAAAGCAGGAGATATTACCGGTGGTCTTCCACGTGTAACCGAGTTGTTTGAGGCCCGTAATCCATCTAACCCAGCTGTTGTTTCTGAAATTGATGGAGAGATCTCATTCGGTAAAATAAAACGCGGTAACCGCGAAATTATCGTAACATCACGAGGCGGCGAAGTGAAAAAATATCTGGTACCACTTTCTAAACAGATTCTGGTGCAAGAGAATGACTACATTCGCGCTGGTATTTCACTGTCTGATGGTGCAATTACGCCTTCTGACATCCTGGCAATTAAAGGACCTACTGCTGTTCAGGATTATATTTTGAACGAAGTGCAAGACGTTTACCGGATGCAGGGTGTGCGTATTAACGATAAGCACTATGAGGTGATTATTCGTCAAATGATGCGCAAAGTTGAAATCATTGATTCTGGTGATACTCGCTTCCTTGAGAAACAAATTGTTGACAAGAACGAATTCGCTCATGAAAATGACTGGATTTACGCCAAGAAAGTTGTCGTTGACCCGGGTGATTCGGAGTTGCGTGCTGGGCAGATCGTCACTGCGCGTCGTTTACGTGATGAAAACTCAGTTCTACGTCGTAAAGACAAGAAAATCGTTGAATCTCGTGATGCGATTCCAGCAACATCAAGTCAAATTCTCCAAGGTATTACACGCGCGGCACTTCAAACACGTAGTTGGTTGTCTGCTGCATCATTCCAGGAAACTACTAAAGTATTGAACGAGGCAGCTATCCAAGGAAAAGTTGATTATTTAGACGGATTGAAAGAAAACGTTATTTGTGGTCACCTGATTCCTGCAGGTACTGGATTGAAAGAATACAAGAATTTGGTAGTCGGATCTCGTGAAGAGTACGATCGAATCGTTGACGTGAAGGAAACTGAACGTCAGAGTTAA